Proteins found in one Polyodon spathula isolate WHYD16114869_AA chromosome 10, ASM1765450v1, whole genome shotgun sequence genomic segment:
- the LOC121321750 gene encoding zinc finger protein Pegasus-like isoform X1: MGEKKPEPLDFVKDFQEYLTQQTQHVNMISGSVSGEKETESLQGENRPKISLLTAGTENDQNGLDHPSVEVSLEDGSGMLVDGFERTYDGKLKCRYCNYASKGTARLIEHIRIHTGEKPHRCHLCPFASAYERHLEAHMRSHTGEKPYKCELCSFRCSDRSNLSHHRRRRHKMLPMKGTRPTLVNKKMLSVLQKKSSNLAFSRRLLINFSPPSMVVQRPDYLNDFSHELPNIHSEAYESITRSQVSSGSGSGCLSRDPQDLMVDNPLNQLSTLAGQLSSLPPESQTPVSPDVVCRDEKPFLIQHPADTPVVSTVSTSMAQSSSPTSPEPRPPPHPHRNYSPVAGPSSEHSAHTSTPSISNSQPSTPAPALPVQDPQLLHHCQHCDTYFADNILYTIHMGCHGYENPFQCNICGYQCKNKYNFACHFARGQHKQQ, translated from the exons ATGGGTGAAAAGAAACCAGAGCCTCTGGATTTCGTGAAGGATTTTCAAGAGTATCTCACCCAACAAACGCAGCACGTAAACATGATTTCTGGGTCTGTAAGTGGGGAGAAGGAAACAGAGTCACTTCAAGGAG AAAACCGACCTAAAATTTCACTGCTGACAGCCGGGACAGAGAATGATCAGAATGGACTGGACCACCCTTCGGTGGAGGTGTCACTGGAGGATGGCTCGGGGATGCTGGTGGATGGGTTTGAGAGAACTTATGATGGAAAGCTGAAGTGTCGGTACTGTAATTACGCCAGCAAGGGGACCGCACGCCTCATTGAGCACATCAGAATCCATACAG GAGAGAAGCCTCACCGTTGCCACCTCTGCCCCTTTGCCTCGGCTTATGAGCGCCACCTGGAGGCACACATGCGGTCACACACGGGAGAGAAACCGTACAAGTGTGAACTGTGCTCGTTCCGCTGCAGTGACCGCAGCAACCTGTCTCACCACCGCCGCCGCCGCCACAAGATGCTGCCCATGAAGGGCACGCGCCCCACACTGGTCAACAAGAAGATGCTCAGCGTCCTGCAGAAGAAGTCCAGCAACCTGGCCTTCAGCCGCCGGCTCCTCATCAACTTCAGCCCACCCTCCATGGTGGTGCAGAGGCCTGACTATCTGAACGACTTTTCCCATGAGCTACCCAACATCCACTCTGAAGCATATGAGAGCATTACCAGGTCTCAGGTCAGCAGCGGCAGTGGGAGTGGATGTCTTTCTAGGGACCCTCAGGATTTAATGGTGGACAACCCCTTAAACCAGCTCTCCACATTGGCTGGGCAGCTCTCCAGCCTGCCCCCTGAGAGTCAGACCCCTGTATCCCCGGATGTAGTCTGCCGTGATGAGAAGCCTTTCTTGATCCAGCATCCTGCAGACACACCTGTGGTGTCCACTGTGTCAACCAGCATGGCTCAGAGCTCCTCCCCCACCAGCCCTGAGCCCCGGCCGCCCCCCCACCCTCACAGGAACTACAGCCCTGTAGCGGGGCCCAGCAGTGAGCACAGCGCCCACACTAGCACTCCCAGCATCAGCAACAGCCAGCCTAGCACCCCAGCCCCTGCACTGCCAGTGCAGGACCCCCAGCTActccaccactgccagcactgcGACACCTACTTCGCAGATAACATACTGTACACCATTCACATGGGCTGCCACGGTTACGAGAACCCCTTCCAGTGCAATATATGCGGGTACCAATGCAAAAACAAGTACAACTTTGCTTGTCATTTTGCAAGGGGTCAGCATAAACAGCAATGA
- the LOC121321750 gene encoding zinc finger protein Pegasus-like isoform X2, whose translation MGEKKPEPLDFVKDFQEYLTQQTQHVNMISGSVSGEKETESLQGAGTENDQNGLDHPSVEVSLEDGSGMLVDGFERTYDGKLKCRYCNYASKGTARLIEHIRIHTGEKPHRCHLCPFASAYERHLEAHMRSHTGEKPYKCELCSFRCSDRSNLSHHRRRRHKMLPMKGTRPTLVNKKMLSVLQKKSSNLAFSRRLLINFSPPSMVVQRPDYLNDFSHELPNIHSEAYESITRSQVSSGSGSGCLSRDPQDLMVDNPLNQLSTLAGQLSSLPPESQTPVSPDVVCRDEKPFLIQHPADTPVVSTVSTSMAQSSSPTSPEPRPPPHPHRNYSPVAGPSSEHSAHTSTPSISNSQPSTPAPALPVQDPQLLHHCQHCDTYFADNILYTIHMGCHGYENPFQCNICGYQCKNKYNFACHFARGQHKQQ comes from the exons ATGGGTGAAAAGAAACCAGAGCCTCTGGATTTCGTGAAGGATTTTCAAGAGTATCTCACCCAACAAACGCAGCACGTAAACATGATTTCTGGGTCTGTAAGTGGGGAGAAGGAAACAGAGTCACTTCAAGGAG CCGGGACAGAGAATGATCAGAATGGACTGGACCACCCTTCGGTGGAGGTGTCACTGGAGGATGGCTCGGGGATGCTGGTGGATGGGTTTGAGAGAACTTATGATGGAAAGCTGAAGTGTCGGTACTGTAATTACGCCAGCAAGGGGACCGCACGCCTCATTGAGCACATCAGAATCCATACAG GAGAGAAGCCTCACCGTTGCCACCTCTGCCCCTTTGCCTCGGCTTATGAGCGCCACCTGGAGGCACACATGCGGTCACACACGGGAGAGAAACCGTACAAGTGTGAACTGTGCTCGTTCCGCTGCAGTGACCGCAGCAACCTGTCTCACCACCGCCGCCGCCGCCACAAGATGCTGCCCATGAAGGGCACGCGCCCCACACTGGTCAACAAGAAGATGCTCAGCGTCCTGCAGAAGAAGTCCAGCAACCTGGCCTTCAGCCGCCGGCTCCTCATCAACTTCAGCCCACCCTCCATGGTGGTGCAGAGGCCTGACTATCTGAACGACTTTTCCCATGAGCTACCCAACATCCACTCTGAAGCATATGAGAGCATTACCAGGTCTCAGGTCAGCAGCGGCAGTGGGAGTGGATGTCTTTCTAGGGACCCTCAGGATTTAATGGTGGACAACCCCTTAAACCAGCTCTCCACATTGGCTGGGCAGCTCTCCAGCCTGCCCCCTGAGAGTCAGACCCCTGTATCCCCGGATGTAGTCTGCCGTGATGAGAAGCCTTTCTTGATCCAGCATCCTGCAGACACACCTGTGGTGTCCACTGTGTCAACCAGCATGGCTCAGAGCTCCTCCCCCACCAGCCCTGAGCCCCGGCCGCCCCCCCACCCTCACAGGAACTACAGCCCTGTAGCGGGGCCCAGCAGTGAGCACAGCGCCCACACTAGCACTCCCAGCATCAGCAACAGCCAGCCTAGCACCCCAGCCCCTGCACTGCCAGTGCAGGACCCCCAGCTActccaccactgccagcactgcGACACCTACTTCGCAGATAACATACTGTACACCATTCACATGGGCTGCCACGGTTACGAGAACCCCTTCCAGTGCAATATATGCGGGTACCAATGCAAAAACAAGTACAACTTTGCTTGTCATTTTGCAAGGGGTCAGCATAAACAGCAATGA